A genomic window from Alkalihalobacillus sp. AL-G includes:
- the rpsR gene encoding 30S ribosomal protein S18, giving the protein MPRPGRRKRKKVCFFTVNQIKYIDYKDVDLLKRFVSERGKILPRRVTGTSAKYQRQLTRAIKRARQMALLPYSAE; this is encoded by the coding sequence ATGCCTCGTCCAGGACGTAGAAAGCGTAAAAAGGTTTGCTTTTTCACAGTAAACCAGATTAAATACATCGACTACAAGGATGTTGATCTTCTTAAGCGTTTCGTTTCCGAACGTGGAAAAATTCTTCCTCGTCGTGTAACCGGAACTTCTGCGAAGTACCAACGTCAATTAACTAGAGCGATCAAGCGTGCCCGTCAAATGGCATTGCTTCCATATTCAGCAGAATAA
- a CDS encoding serine hydrolase — MNKIIEKMKEIRPGQAGVIVFDTETKQVINSYKPELIVPLASAAKIGVGYCVAKWVEAGSVKWTELLEDIQFNPEEDSHLLYPHFQGRESLLLQDAVEVMIACHDSVVADRIVDHCGGWKRIDQEVRARFTNLHISQDPQDEERNVAELNDLLKLISVIYEGFEENPQLWTPILNGMVRQQGDSQGIPAHHLTHMTGGLPSVIIDVGVIGSFHENPLLYVIGAKDLPSRFEYTEADEKVMEVLGLIYEQTAK, encoded by the coding sequence ATGAACAAGATCATTGAAAAGATGAAGGAAATCAGACCAGGGCAAGCAGGGGTAATTGTTTTTGATACAGAAACAAAACAGGTCATTAATTCGTACAAGCCTGAACTCATCGTCCCACTTGCTTCAGCTGCTAAAATCGGAGTAGGGTACTGTGTGGCAAAGTGGGTTGAAGCAGGCAGTGTTAAATGGACTGAGCTTTTAGAAGATATTCAATTTAATCCGGAGGAAGACAGTCATCTGTTGTACCCGCATTTTCAAGGGAGAGAGTCACTACTACTCCAGGATGCTGTCGAAGTGATGATTGCGTGCCATGACAGTGTTGTTGCTGATCGAATTGTTGACCATTGTGGTGGTTGGAAACGAATTGATCAGGAAGTACGTGCAAGGTTTACGAATCTGCATATCTCCCAAGATCCGCAAGATGAAGAGAGAAATGTAGCAGAATTAAACGACTTGCTTAAACTTATAAGTGTGATTTACGAAGGTTTTGAAGAAAATCCTCAATTGTGGACACCGATTTTGAATGGAATGGTCAGGCAACAGGGAGATTCACAAGGTATTCCTGCTCATCACTTAACCCATATGACAGGTGGGTTGCCGTCTGTGATCATTGATGTCGGTGTCATCGGCTCCTTTCATGAAAATCCATTGCTATATGTTATTGGGGCGAAGGACCTGCCAAGTCGATTCGAATATACAGAGGCTGACGAAAAAGTAATGGAAGTACTCGGCCTTATTTACGAGCAAACTGCAAAATAA
- the rpsF gene encoding 30S ribosomal protein S6: protein MRRYEIMYILRPNLEEEAKAAVNEKAQGILTDNGAEIEKVNDMGKRRLAYEINDYRDGYYTVLYVKAPTEAIDEFDRLLKIDDSVLRFMTIVNEQQ from the coding sequence ATGCGTAGATATGAAATCATGTACATTCTGCGCCCGAATCTAGAAGAGGAAGCAAAAGCAGCTGTAAACGAAAAAGCTCAAGGCATCCTCACTGATAACGGTGCTGAAATTGAAAAAGTTAATGATATGGGTAAGCGTCGTCTTGCTTATGAAATTAATGACTATCGTGATGGCTATTATACGGTACTTTATGTTAAAGCACCGACAGAAGCGATTGATGAATTCGACCGTCTTTTAAAAATCGACGATAGTGTTCTTCGCTTTATGACAATCGTTAACGAACAGCAGTAA
- a CDS encoding molybdopterin-dependent oxidoreductase: MKKVVKSACPLNCWDACGFHVTIENNRVMQVDGDPDHPITQGKICGRGRMLEARANADERLLYPLKKINGTFQRVPWSQALDEIAEKMRTLKETLGTTSVLHSHDYSNNGLLKNLDRRFFNSYGGVTDVVGSLCWGAGIEAQKWDFGNACSHAPEDIENSKTIVIWGRNVATTNMHLFSKLQNARKKGIPIAVIDPMYNATAKISNLHVPIRPGSDGFLALGIMKVILESGKEDRQFIEKYSVGFPEVEEMLSRVTLEEVSEVTTVPRETIEELARYYTSGPTSSFIGLGMQRYQNGGNTIRTIDALVAMSGNVGVPGGGANYANLGVSQSFSTEKLTLEGRKKGARYFTRMNQAEQILMAKDPQVQLAFISRSNALTQIPDTNLTKKAFASIHTVIVIDQYMTDTAEIADYVLPCTTVFEEEDLYYASMYHHYVNYGPKLVDAPGEAKSDRWIWTELANRLGFGMDFQHTTDEFLKMGIANLEEQGFTLEEIKEEGHLLLPIEPVPWKTKTFETPSGKYEFTSQKAKQEGKDGRIQWLFPSESREAAPERYEQFPYQLLTIHPLRSNHSQHYPLIKGLQTTKVQLSERIAIEHSIDTGDPISVFNDRGEVHGVAKVMRNSHPDVINIEEGQWSKFGGSVNVLTSRGESDIGIGATLYDCLVNVKKRNQ; the protein is encoded by the coding sequence TTGAAAAAGGTTGTAAAGTCGGCTTGTCCACTTAATTGCTGGGATGCTTGTGGATTCCATGTAACTATCGAAAACAATAGAGTAATGCAAGTGGATGGAGACCCTGACCACCCAATTACGCAAGGGAAAATCTGCGGAAGAGGCCGGATGCTTGAAGCACGTGCAAATGCGGATGAACGCCTCTTATATCCACTTAAAAAAATCAACGGAACGTTTCAGCGAGTTCCGTGGAGTCAGGCTTTGGATGAAATTGCAGAAAAGATGCGCACTCTAAAAGAGACACTTGGTACAACATCGGTTTTACATAGCCACGATTATTCGAACAACGGCCTACTGAAAAACCTGGACCGACGTTTCTTTAACAGTTATGGCGGCGTAACGGATGTTGTAGGCAGTCTCTGTTGGGGAGCGGGGATTGAAGCGCAAAAGTGGGATTTCGGTAATGCTTGCAGCCATGCACCCGAGGATATCGAAAACAGCAAGACAATTGTCATTTGGGGAAGAAATGTTGCAACGACGAATATGCATCTGTTTTCAAAGCTTCAAAATGCCCGTAAAAAAGGGATACCAATTGCGGTTATTGACCCGATGTACAACGCCACAGCGAAAATATCAAACCTGCATGTGCCAATCCGACCCGGTTCGGATGGTTTTTTAGCATTGGGAATTATGAAGGTTATTTTAGAAAGTGGAAAAGAAGATCGTCAGTTTATTGAAAAGTATTCTGTCGGCTTTCCAGAAGTTGAAGAGATGCTCTCTCGAGTTACGTTGGAAGAAGTGAGTGAAGTGACGACTGTTCCACGTGAAACAATTGAGGAATTAGCCCGTTATTATACGTCTGGTCCAACATCTTCTTTCATTGGTCTTGGGATGCAACGGTATCAAAATGGAGGCAATACGATACGAACGATTGACGCGCTTGTTGCAATGAGTGGGAATGTAGGGGTTCCCGGTGGCGGTGCAAACTATGCCAACCTTGGAGTCAGTCAAAGCTTTTCAACAGAAAAACTTACACTAGAAGGGCGGAAAAAGGGAGCCCGATATTTTACGAGGATGAATCAGGCGGAACAGATTTTAATGGCGAAGGATCCTCAAGTTCAGCTCGCCTTTATTTCACGTAGCAATGCATTGACCCAGATCCCGGATACGAATCTCACCAAAAAGGCGTTTGCTTCTATTCATACAGTCATTGTGATCGATCAGTATATGACCGATACAGCAGAAATAGCTGATTATGTGCTGCCCTGTACGACTGTTTTTGAAGAAGAAGATCTTTACTACGCCTCGATGTATCACCATTACGTCAACTATGGACCGAAGCTGGTAGATGCCCCGGGTGAGGCGAAGTCAGATCGATGGATTTGGACAGAGCTTGCCAACCGTCTCGGGTTTGGAATGGATTTTCAACATACGACGGACGAATTTTTGAAGATGGGAATTGCGAACCTGGAGGAGCAAGGATTCACCCTTGAGGAGATAAAAGAGGAAGGTCACCTGCTTCTTCCAATTGAACCTGTTCCGTGGAAAACGAAAACTTTCGAGACACCGAGTGGAAAATATGAATTCACTTCACAAAAGGCAAAGCAGGAAGGAAAAGATGGACGGATTCAATGGTTGTTTCCAAGTGAATCGAGGGAAGCGGCGCCAGAACGGTACGAGCAATTTCCATACCAGCTTCTGACGATTCACCCACTTCGATCGAACCACTCGCAGCATTACCCACTGATTAAAGGTCTGCAAACGACTAAGGTCCAGCTTTCCGAAAGGATTGCCATTGAACATTCGATTGACACTGGGGATCCGATATCCGTATTTAATGACCGCGGTGAGGTACATGGCGTCGCAAAGGTAATGCGAAATTCACATCCGGATGTCATTAACATCGAAGAAGGACAATGGTCGAAGTTCGGTGGAAGTGTGAATGTGCTGACATCAAGGGGTGAGTCGGATATCGGAATCGGAGCCACGCTCTACGATTGCCTCGTCAATGTAAAGAAACGAAATCAATAA
- the yyaC gene encoding spore protease YyaC — translation MNLKRRLMPKKPFQHKVHYEDQDAVQDITRNLTKLLPHARPIVIVCIGTDRSTGDSLGPLVGSKLACKPSPHYDVYGTLEEPVHAVNLEERMNEINERYENPFIIGIDACLGKLSSVGMVSLGDGPVKPGAAVKKQLPPVGDIHMTGIVNVSGFMEYFVLQNTRLNLVMKLADLISEGIYLSSLRVSFQNRTTERNYSADLAELQ, via the coding sequence ATGAATCTAAAACGGAGATTAATGCCAAAAAAACCGTTTCAACATAAAGTTCATTATGAAGATCAGGACGCTGTGCAGGACATAACAAGAAACTTGACCAAGCTTCTCCCCCACGCAAGACCGATTGTCATTGTATGTATCGGTACAGACCGCTCCACCGGCGATTCATTAGGGCCATTAGTCGGCTCAAAGTTAGCATGTAAACCCTCTCCCCACTATGACGTTTATGGCACACTCGAAGAGCCTGTCCACGCTGTCAATTTGGAAGAACGGATGAATGAAATCAATGAACGGTATGAAAATCCTTTTATTATCGGAATTGATGCATGCCTTGGAAAACTAAGCAGCGTCGGAATGGTTTCGCTTGGCGATGGTCCAGTAAAACCAGGTGCCGCTGTCAAAAAACAACTCCCTCCTGTAGGGGACATCCATATGACTGGGATTGTCAATGTAAGTGGGTTTATGGAGTATTTTGTCCTACAAAACACCCGTCTCAACCTTGTGATGAAGTTAGCGGATTTAATTTCAGAAGGAATTTATCTATCGAGCTTGCGGGTCAGCTTCCAAAACCGAACGACTGAACGAAATTATTCCGCAGATCTCGCTGAGCTGCAATAG
- a CDS encoding YybS family protein, whose amino-acid sequence MNQTRALIEGAIMASVYAVLFLITLYIPLLSIVSTFFLSIPFTLYTIRNGLKKSYLLVAVAIVLSVLLGSIATIFIPILYGAVGVVLGYLIKKKKSAFALLLGATLAYISNLLLTYIISIMLLDVNIVDGVLKQINELISNTERIGKTFGTDVSEAIDQLQNLLEVITYIIPALIVLVAVFSAFISIFVTNLILKRFKIEVPDWRPFREWSFPKSIIWYYLATMLIMFTDPEQGSGLYIATVNLYMILETVMVIQGFSFIYFYFWVKKKGKTIPVLVTIGAFLVPIGFYVVRILGIIDIGFDLKKRIKA is encoded by the coding sequence GTGAATCAAACAAGAGCATTAATAGAGGGTGCGATCATGGCATCCGTTTACGCCGTATTATTTCTAATTACCCTATACATACCACTACTTTCGATAGTAAGCACTTTTTTCTTGTCTATTCCGTTTACGCTATATACAATTCGGAATGGTTTGAAAAAGAGTTATTTGTTAGTAGCTGTTGCCATCGTCCTTTCGGTTCTACTTGGTAGTATCGCGACGATTTTCATACCGATTTTATACGGAGCGGTTGGCGTAGTGTTAGGCTACCTTATTAAAAAGAAGAAATCAGCGTTCGCCTTATTATTAGGCGCCACGTTAGCCTATATTTCAAACTTATTGCTTACTTACATAATCAGCATCATGTTACTAGATGTAAATATTGTAGATGGAGTATTGAAACAAATTAATGAGTTGATTTCAAACACTGAACGTATTGGGAAGACTTTCGGTACGGATGTCAGCGAGGCAATCGATCAGCTTCAGAATTTATTAGAGGTGATTACCTATATCATTCCAGCCTTAATCGTATTGGTTGCGGTCTTTTCCGCCTTCATCTCGATTTTCGTTACGAATCTGATTTTAAAACGATTCAAAATCGAAGTGCCGGACTGGAGGCCGTTTCGCGAGTGGTCGTTCCCGAAGAGTATCATCTGGTACTACCTTGCGACAATGCTAATCATGTTTACGGATCCTGAGCAAGGGTCTGGCCTTTACATCGCGACGGTGAATCTATACATGATTTTAGAAACGGTTATGGTAATTCAAGGATTCAGTTTTATCTATTTCTATTTTTGGGTAAAGAAAAAGGGCAAAACGATACCGGTACTTGTTACCATTGGTGCATTTTTGGTCCCAATAGGATTTTATGTTGTGCGGATCTTAGGTATAATTGATATAGGGTTTGATTTAAAGAAGCGTATTAAAGCTTAA
- the ychF gene encoding redox-regulated ATPase YchF has protein sequence MALTTGIVGLPNVGKSTLFNAITQAGAESANYPFCTIDPNVGIVDVPDHRLQKLTELVKPKKTVPTHFEFTDIAGIVKGASKGEGLGNQFLSHIRQVDAISHVVRCFEDDNITHVSGTVDPIDDIETINLELIFADLETVEKRITRVEKLARQNDKEASFEYEILTKLKQAFEEERSARSVDLTKEQKKLVHGLHLLTMKPVLYVANVGEEDLLEGGNEYVERVRQFAANENAEVIIISAKVESEIAELDGEEKQAFLEELGIEESGLDQLIRAAYDLLGLSTYFTAGEQEVRAWTFRNGTKAPQAAGIIHTDFERGFIRAEIVSYDDLVAAESMGVAREHGKVRLEGKEYVVQDGDVIHFRFNV, from the coding sequence ATGGCTTTAACAACTGGAATTGTCGGCTTACCGAACGTAGGTAAATCGACATTATTTAATGCAATAACACAAGCGGGAGCGGAAAGTGCCAATTATCCGTTCTGTACAATAGACCCGAACGTTGGAATCGTGGATGTACCCGATCACCGACTTCAAAAGCTGACGGAACTCGTTAAACCGAAAAAAACAGTACCGACTCATTTTGAATTTACCGATATTGCTGGAATCGTAAAAGGTGCGAGTAAAGGAGAAGGGCTCGGAAATCAATTTCTCTCACACATCCGACAGGTTGATGCGATTTCCCATGTCGTACGTTGTTTTGAGGACGATAACATCACGCACGTATCCGGAACAGTTGATCCAATCGATGATATTGAAACGATCAATCTTGAACTGATATTTGCAGATTTGGAAACGGTCGAGAAAAGGATCACTCGAGTTGAAAAATTAGCACGTCAAAACGATAAGGAAGCATCCTTTGAATACGAAATTCTTACGAAACTTAAGCAAGCGTTTGAAGAAGAGCGCTCTGCCCGAAGTGTCGACCTGACGAAAGAGCAGAAGAAGCTCGTTCATGGCCTCCACCTGCTAACGATGAAGCCTGTTTTATATGTAGCAAATGTCGGAGAGGAAGACTTACTTGAAGGCGGAAACGAGTATGTAGAACGCGTAAGGCAATTCGCTGCCAACGAAAATGCAGAGGTGATCATTATTTCTGCAAAGGTAGAGTCTGAGATTGCAGAGCTAGATGGAGAAGAGAAGCAGGCATTCCTAGAGGAACTTGGTATTGAAGAAAGCGGACTTGATCAGTTGATTCGTGCAGCTTATGACCTCTTAGGGTTATCAACCTATTTTACTGCAGGAGAACAAGAGGTGCGTGCTTGGACCTTCCGAAATGGAACAAAGGCACCACAGGCAGCAGGGATAATTCATACCGACTTTGAACGCGGTTTTATCCGAGCTGAAATTGTCTCTTATGATGATTTAGTTGCTGCTGAATCAATGGGAGTTGCTCGTGAACACGGGAAGGTGCGACTTGAAGGTAAGGAATATGTGGTTCAGGATGGGGATGTTATCCACTTCCGATTTAACGTTTAA
- a CDS encoding DUF951 domain-containing protein: MNQAKEFDLHDIVQMKKPHPCGENRWKIIRLGADIRIKCLGCEHSVLLPRREFTRKIKKVLEKASE, encoded by the coding sequence GTGAACCAAGCTAAAGAGTTCGATCTTCATGATATTGTACAGATGAAAAAACCCCATCCGTGCGGGGAAAACCGCTGGAAAATCATCCGATTAGGTGCGGACATTCGTATCAAATGCCTTGGATGTGAGCATAGTGTCTTACTTCCTAGACGAGAGTTCACTCGAAAGATAAAAAAAGTTCTGGAAAAAGCTTCTGAATAA
- the ssb gene encoding single-stranded DNA-binding protein: protein MINRIILVGRLTKDPDLRYTPNGVAVANFTLAVNRPFTNQQGDREADFVNIVVWRRQAENAANFLKKGSLAGVDGRLQTRSYDNNEGRRVYVTEVMAESVQFLEPKGSGGGSGQGGYGNQDNNPFDRQGGNSGNQNFGGGNQNAGNQGGGNQNRKNDFSNNPFEDDSKPIDISDDDLPF, encoded by the coding sequence GTGATCAACCGTATTATTCTTGTCGGCCGTCTAACAAAGGATCCGGATTTACGATATACCCCGAACGGAGTAGCTGTGGCAAATTTTACACTTGCTGTGAATCGTCCATTTACGAACCAACAAGGTGATCGTGAAGCGGACTTTGTCAACATTGTTGTTTGGCGCAGACAAGCGGAAAACGCTGCTAACTTCTTGAAAAAGGGAAGTCTTGCCGGTGTTGACGGACGTTTACAAACACGCTCATATGATAACAACGAAGGTCGTCGTGTATACGTGACCGAAGTGATGGCAGAAAGTGTTCAATTCCTTGAACCAAAAGGCTCAGGAGGCGGCTCTGGACAGGGTGGATATGGAAATCAAGACAACAATCCATTCGATAGACAGGGCGGAAATTCTGGGAATCAGAATTTTGGCGGCGGAAACCAAAATGCCGGTAATCAGGGCGGAGGAAATCAGAACCGTAAAAACGACTTTAGTAATAACCCATTCGAGGACGATAGTAAACCGATCGATATTTCCGATGACGATTTACCATTCTGA